From one Triticum urartu cultivar G1812 chromosome 3, Tu2.1, whole genome shotgun sequence genomic stretch:
- the LOC125544616 gene encoding uncharacterized protein LOC125544616 isoform X1 has protein sequence MQLPVGMFKSFAGYLTGLVLTPNESVNCEVHQRNAKNILVAILELNHWGIQWNFVVDLQTAYDDVEPNPQWVDFQLSDIFLASINAVGFVAIWNAKTGHPISSFSVLDRCRIDLEMPLPTVTNVGESTCVENVIGRMFKRLVLAPHSPLVAAVDEAGVVYVFYADDILNFKANAHEKFDQPSINHYGNNFAAWETAGHEIGSQTFCSHQPIRQGSLNPDKMVYDFSDRYNAGVVGARKRRKYCKCNENQVDSWPSGFSTTSQMKDVVTYPSTMVGSAHVRRVVLPPCRSQENVISLSPFGLTRIFRSCNAEGHKHVKIIHTELLMASCSLDERDIDAGFLDRSLPYQKDFSFAGESAVCSFQGYLYLISQDNLSVVLPSVSVSSFSSRIDATQFWQPGFSGGSACNALNLLSVNRLRTRLEAWQIEVLDKALLYEGPSLADRLCWENGWDMKISRLRWVQLSLHYTNINDLEQSLNMLAEVDLAEEGVLQLLLASVYRLLCSTRSDHEAAVSSKLMVLAVRFATRTIKAYGLLKQKKDMPANSVKLHEMAFLLGVIRSIQGRITAKNQNSVRMV, from the exons ATGCAGCTGCCAGTGGGAATGTTTAAAAGTTTTGCCGGTTATTTGACCGGTTTAGTGTTAACTCCTAATGAATCTGTAAATTGCGAGGTCCATCAACGCAACGCCAAAAATATTTTGGTGGCTATCCTTGAGCTAAACCATTGGGGTATACAGTGGAACTTTGTGGTAGACCTTCAGACTGCATATGATGATGTAGAACCTAATCCACAGTGGGTCGATTTCCAACTGTCAGATATATTTCTTGCCTCCATCAATGCAGTGGGTTTTGTCGCCATTTGGAATGCGAAAACTGGTCACCCTATCAGCTCGTTTAGTGTTCTTGATCGGTGCAGAATAGATCTGGAGATGCCTTTGCCCACTGTAACAAATGTAGGAGAAAGCACCTGTGTTGAGAATGTCATTGGCAGAATGTTCAAGAGGTTAGTTTTGGCACCACATTCTCCACTTGTTGCTGCTGTAGATGAGGCTGGGGTAGTCTATGTGTTCTATGCTGACGATATCTTAAATTTCAAAGCCAATGCTCATGAAAAGTTTGACCAACCTTCTATAAATCATTATGGCAATAATTTTGCTGCCTGGGAAACTGCTGGTCATGAGATCGGGAGTCAAACATTTTGCAGTCATCAGCCAATTAGACAAGGGTCACTTAATCCAGACAAAATGGTATATGATTTTTCAGATAGATACAATGCTGGTGTCGTCGGAGCTAGGAAAAGAAGAAAATActgtaaatgtaatgaaaatcaAGTGGATAGCTGGCCAAGTGGTTTCAGTACTACATCACAAATGAAAGATGTGGTAACTTATCCTTCCACAATGGTGGGTTCTGCTCATGTGCGAAGAGTAGTCCTTCCTCCATGCAGATCACAGGAGAATGTAATAAGCCTCTCACCATTTGGACTGACAAGGATCTTTAGAAGTTGCAATGCAGAGGGACATAAACATGTTAAAATTATTCACACGGAGTTGCTTATGGCTTCATGTTCACTTGACGAGAGAGATATTGATGCTGGTTTTCTGGACAGGAGCCTCCCATATCAGAAGGATTTTTCTTTTGCTGGTGAATCTGCTGTTTGCTCCTTTCAGGGATATTTGTATTTGATTTCGCAGGATAACCTTTCTGTGGTCCTTCCATCAGTGTCTGTATCGTCTTTTTCATCTCGTATCGATGCCACTCAATTTTGGCAACCAGGTTTTTCTGGTGGTAGTGCATGCAATGCTCTGAATTTGTTGTCAGTAAATAGACTTCGAACAAGATTGGAGGCCTGGCAAATAGAGGTTTTGGATAAAGCATTGTTGTATGAAGGACCTTCATTAGCAGACAGGCTCTGCTGGGAGAATG GATGGGACATGAAAATCTCTAGGCTGCGCTGGGTGCAATTGTCATTGCATTACACAAATATCAATGATCTGGAGCA ATCGTTGAATATGCTCGCGGAGGTTGATCTTGCAGAAGAAGGTGTTTTGCAACTGCTATTGGCATCTGTTTATCGGCTATTATGTAGCACAAGAAGTGATCATGAGGCTGCAGTGTCATCCAA GTTAATGGTTTTAGCAGTCCGCTTTGCAACGAGAACAATCAAGGCTTATGGGCTACTTAAGCAAAAGAAAG ACATGCCAGCCAATTCAGTAAAGCTTCATGAAATGGCTTTCCTTTTGGGAGTAATTAGAAGTATCCAGGGCCGAATCACTGCAAAGAACCAGAATTCAGTCCGGATG GTGTAA
- the LOC125544616 gene encoding uncharacterized protein LOC125544616 isoform X2 has protein sequence MQLPVGMFKSFAGYLTGLVLTPNESVNCEVHQRNAKNILVAILELNHWGIQWNFVVDLQTAYDDVEPNPQWVDFQLSDIFLASINAVGFVAIWNAKTGHPISSFSVLDRCRIDLEMPLPTVTNVGESTCVENVIGRMFKRLVLAPHSPLVAAVDEAGVVYVFYADDILNFKANAHEKFDQPSINHYGNNFAAWETAGHEIGSQTFCSHQPIRQGSLNPDKMVYDFSDRYNAGVVGARKRRKYCKCNENQVDSWPSGFSTTSQMKDVVTYPSTMVGSAHVRRVVLPPCRSQENVISLSPFGLTRIFRSCNAEGHKHVKIIHTELLMASCSLDERDIDAGFLDRSLPYQKDFSFAGESAVCSFQGYLYLISQDNLSVVLPSVSVSSFSSRIDATQFWQPGFSGGSACNALNLLSVNRLRTRLEAWQIEVLDKALLYEGPSLADRLCWENGDWSISICWNRALCWC, from the exons ATGCAGCTGCCAGTGGGAATGTTTAAAAGTTTTGCCGGTTATTTGACCGGTTTAGTGTTAACTCCTAATGAATCTGTAAATTGCGAGGTCCATCAACGCAACGCCAAAAATATTTTGGTGGCTATCCTTGAGCTAAACCATTGGGGTATACAGTGGAACTTTGTGGTAGACCTTCAGACTGCATATGATGATGTAGAACCTAATCCACAGTGGGTCGATTTCCAACTGTCAGATATATTTCTTGCCTCCATCAATGCAGTGGGTTTTGTCGCCATTTGGAATGCGAAAACTGGTCACCCTATCAGCTCGTTTAGTGTTCTTGATCGGTGCAGAATAGATCTGGAGATGCCTTTGCCCACTGTAACAAATGTAGGAGAAAGCACCTGTGTTGAGAATGTCATTGGCAGAATGTTCAAGAGGTTAGTTTTGGCACCACATTCTCCACTTGTTGCTGCTGTAGATGAGGCTGGGGTAGTCTATGTGTTCTATGCTGACGATATCTTAAATTTCAAAGCCAATGCTCATGAAAAGTTTGACCAACCTTCTATAAATCATTATGGCAATAATTTTGCTGCCTGGGAAACTGCTGGTCATGAGATCGGGAGTCAAACATTTTGCAGTCATCAGCCAATTAGACAAGGGTCACTTAATCCAGACAAAATGGTATATGATTTTTCAGATAGATACAATGCTGGTGTCGTCGGAGCTAGGAAAAGAAGAAAATActgtaaatgtaatgaaaatcaAGTGGATAGCTGGCCAAGTGGTTTCAGTACTACATCACAAATGAAAGATGTGGTAACTTATCCTTCCACAATGGTGGGTTCTGCTCATGTGCGAAGAGTAGTCCTTCCTCCATGCAGATCACAGGAGAATGTAATAAGCCTCTCACCATTTGGACTGACAAGGATCTTTAGAAGTTGCAATGCAGAGGGACATAAACATGTTAAAATTATTCACACGGAGTTGCTTATGGCTTCATGTTCACTTGACGAGAGAGATATTGATGCTGGTTTTCTGGACAGGAGCCTCCCATATCAGAAGGATTTTTCTTTTGCTGGTGAATCTGCTGTTTGCTCCTTTCAGGGATATTTGTATTTGATTTCGCAGGATAACCTTTCTGTGGTCCTTCCATCAGTGTCTGTATCGTCTTTTTCATCTCGTATCGATGCCACTCAATTTTGGCAACCAGGTTTTTCTGGTGGTAGTGCATGCAATGCTCTGAATTTGTTGTCAGTAAATAGACTTCGAACAAGATTGGAGGCCTGGCAAATAGAGGTTTTGGATAAAGCATTGTTGTATGAAGGACCTTCATTAGCAGACAGGCTCTGCTGGGAGAATG GTGACTGGTCAATCAGCATTTGCTGGAATCGTGCACTGTGCTGGTGTTAG